CGCGCTGGAAGAACTGCTCGCGTTCGCGCACTTCGTCGGCGTATTCATCCGACTGGAGAATGCGGGTGGCCGTCTCGACATCCATGCCGATCCGCTCGACGGCGCGCAGCAGCGCGTCGTGGTTGCTGGGGTCTTCGCAATGGGTGAAATAGGCCTCGAACAGCGCCAGCTTGAGCTCGCGCTGGCGGCCGACCTGTTCGGCCCAGGCCAGCAGCCGGTGGGCGTCGAAGGTATTGTAGATGCGGCCGCGCCGTTCCATCTCGAAGACGAAACCGAGGTCCGAACCACGCTGGCGAATCATCTCGCGGCTACGCGCCTGGTCTTCGGCGGTAGCGCCGTATTTCTCGGTGATGTGCTCGACGATGTCCTGGCCGTCCGGACCCATGTCCGGGTTCAGCTCGAAGGGCTGGAAATGCAGGTCTACCGTGACTTCACCGCCGAGGCTGACGAGCGCTTGCTCCAGTGCCTTGTAGCCGATCACGCACCACGGGCACGAGA
Above is a genomic segment from Massilia sp. H6 containing:
- a CDS encoding DsbA family oxidoreductase; the protein is MTKQLRIDFVSDISCPWCVIGYKALEQALVSLGGEVTVDLHFQPFELNPDMGPDGQDIVEHITEKYGATAEDQARSREMIRQRGSDLGFVFEMERRGRIYNTFDAHRLLAWAEQVGRQRELKLALFEAYFTHCEDPSNHDALLRAVERIGMDVETATRILQSDEYADEVREREQFFQRAGIRSVPAIIINQRHLISGGQPPEVFEQALRDIAAKMEAAPGEPAPQ